The following are encoded in a window of Paramormyrops kingsleyae isolate MSU_618 chromosome 12, PKINGS_0.4, whole genome shotgun sequence genomic DNA:
- the LOC140577673 gene encoding uncharacterized protein, which translates to MDVVSGLPTSPDGWISGHWGAGFAQQPSDCLPSKRKRSCAGGDGPHGNGHVQDHGGPKLCPIQGVVKKHRSCFIPIDGNRGVYYSERWEPNGSTLYFPVTGSLLANMDKYDQITFEQGCFFIGDESGGFRQKAQGQAIHCWRYGEQEKKLFISLSYFFSSFDVFQDVVSSLGGL; encoded by the exons ATGGACGTCGTTAGCGGGTTACCGACGAGCCCGGATGGCTGGATTTCTGGCCACTGGGGCGCAGGGTTTGCCCAACAGCCATCGGATTGCCTGCCGAGCAAACGGAAGCGAAGCTGCGCCGGAGGCGACGGCCCGCATGGAAATGGCCACGTTCAGGACCACGGAGGGCCGAAGCTGTGCCCGATCCAGGGCGTAGTTAAGAAACACA GAAGCTGTTTTATCCCCATTGACGGAAACAGAGGGGTGTATTACTCTGAACGCTGGGAGCCCAATGGGAGCACGTTGTATTTTCCGGTCACTGGGAGCCTCCTGGCCAACATGGACAAGTACGACCAGATAACTTTTGAGCAGGGATGCTTCTTTATAGGCGATGAGTCCGGAGGGTTCCGCCAGAAGGCCCAAG GTCAGGCTATTCACTGCTGGCGGTACGGTGAACAGGAGAAGAAGCTTTTTATCTCACTGTCGTACTTCTTCTCCAGCTTTGAT GTGTTTCAGGACGTCGTTAGCTCTCTGGGAGGGCTGTAA